One part of the Dioscorea cayenensis subsp. rotundata cultivar TDr96_F1 chromosome 2, TDr96_F1_v2_PseudoChromosome.rev07_lg8_w22 25.fasta, whole genome shotgun sequence genome encodes these proteins:
- the LOC120277390 gene encoding probable xyloglucan endotransglucosylase/hydrolase protein 32, translating to MALLILNYLLLLFFFHSSIAQPSPGFFPSSKFKQLTFSQAYNNLWGPQHQSLSQDQSSLTIWLDKSSGSGFKSLQPYRNGYFSASIKVQSGYTAGVNNAFYLSNNQAYPGNHDEVDIELLGTTPGKPYTLQTNVYVQGSGDRRIIGREMKFHLWFDPTTDFHNYAILWNPDEIIFFVDDIPIRRYARKTEATFPQRPMWVYGSIWDASPWATEDGKYKVDYQYQPFIAKFSKFMIGGCSAYAPSSCRPVSASPSGTGLSTQQYMAMKWAQSNHMVYDYCRDSGRDHSLTPEC from the exons ATGGCTCTCCTAATCCTCAActaccttcttctcctcttcttcttccactCCTCCATTGCTCAACCTTCTCCTGGCTTCTTTCCAAGCTCCAAGTTCAAACAACTCACTTTCTCTCAAGCCTACAACAACCTCTGGGGTCCTCAACACCAATCTCTCTCCCAAGACCAATCCTCCCTAACCATTTGGCTTGATAAATCTTCAG GTAGTGGATTCAAGTCTCTACAACCATACCGTAACGGATACTTTTCAGCTTCCATCAAAGTCCAATCCGGTTATACTGCTGGTGTAAACAATGCCTTTTAT CTGTCTAATAATCAAGCTTATCCCGGAAACCATGATGAAGTCGATATCGAGTTACTCGGTACTACACCGGGAAAACCATATACATTGCAAACGAATGTGTATGTTCAAGGAAGCGGAGATCGAAGAATCATCGGTAGggaaatgaaatttcatttatgGTTCGATCCTACTACCGATTTCCATAATTATGCGATCCTTTGGAACCCCGATGAAATCat ATTTTTTGTCGATGATATACCAATAAGGAGATACGCGAGAAAGACTGAAGCAACATTCCCGCAAAGACCAATGTGGGTGTATGGCTCGATTTGGGACGCGTCACCGTGGGCGACGGAAGATGGGAAGTACAAAGTCGATTACCAATACCAACCATTCATTGCAAAATTCAGCAAGTTCATGATCGGAGGTTGCTCGGCTTATGCTCCATCATCGTGCCGGCCGGTCTCTGCATCGCCTTCCGGCACGGGATTGAGCACACAACAGTACATGGCCATGAAATGGGCTCAATCAAACCATATGGTCTATGATTACTGCAGGGACTCTGGTAGAGACCATTCACTCACACCAGAGTGTTGA
- the LOC120280435 gene encoding vacuolar protein sorting-associated protein 24 homolog 1-like, producing the protein MEKVKSLLKPKQTPQQQLREWQRRLRQECRVIERQIRDVEREEKTVQKAIKEAAKRNDMTSAKSLAKEIVRSRKAVNRLHENKAQLNSISMHLGEIVATARTVGHLSKSAEVMKLVNGLMKAPEVAATMQEFSKEMTKAGVIEEMVNDAVDTALDSEDIEEEIEEEVDKVLAAIAGETASQLPDAVRREKVQQPVATEAASEEEAIAEGVDDEGELEEIRARLAKVRS; encoded by the exons ATGGAGAAAGTGAAGAGCTTGCTGAAGCCGAAGCAGACGCCGCAGCAGCAGCTGCGTGAGTGGCAACGCCGCCTCCGCCAGGAGTGTCGCGTCATCGAGCGCCAGATTCGAG ATGTTGAGAGGGAGGAGAAGACTGTGCAGAAGGCCATCAAGGAGGCGGCGAAGAGGAACGATATGACCTCTGCGAAG TCGCTTGCTAAAGAAATTGTGAGGTCAAGAAAAGCTGTGAATCGACTTCATGAAAATAAAGCACAATTAAATTCCATCTCAATGCACCTTGGTGAAATTGTTG ctACTGCCAGAACTGTTGGTCATTTATCCAAGAGTGCTGAGGTCATGAAGCTTGTTAATGGTCTCATGAAAGCTCCTGAAGTGGCTGCAACAATGCAAGAATTTAGCAAAGAAATGACCAAG GCCGGAGTAATCGAAGAAATGGTGAATGATGCCGTCGACACAGCTCTGGACTCAGAGGACATCGAGGAGGAAATCGAAGAGGAAGTTGACAAGGTGCTCGCTGCAATCGCCGGTGAGACTGCCTCACAATTACCAGATGCTGTCAGGAGAGAAAAAGTACAGCAACCTGTTGCAACCGAAGCAGCATCAGAG GAGGAAGCTATTGCCGAGGGTGTTGACGATGAAGGTGAATTGGAAGAGATTAGAGCACGGCTTGCGAAAGTGCGATCATAG
- the LOC120269074 gene encoding LOW QUALITY PROTEIN: polcalcin Phl p 7-like (The sequence of the model RefSeq protein was modified relative to this genomic sequence to represent the inferred CDS: deleted 1 base in 1 codon), whose protein sequence is MGEVTPEMERIFKRFDTNGDGKISPAELGEALRTLGSTNSDDIQRMMSELDTDGDGYIDFKEFLSFCWANPGIMKDVAKVF, encoded by the exons ATGGGAGAAGTAACACCAGAGATGGAGAGGATCTTCAAGCGTTTTGACACCAATGGAGATGGCAAGATATCTCCTGCAGAGCTTGGTGAAGCTTTGCGCACTTTGGGATCGACAAACTCCGACGACATTCAGCGAATGATGAGTGAGCTCGATACCGATGGCGATGGCTATATCGATTTCAAAGAGTTTCTG AGCTTCTGTTGGGCTAACCCTGGAATCATGAAGGACGTTGCTAAGGTCTTCTGA
- the LOC120274900 gene encoding transcription factor LAF1-like, whose product MGCRSCEKPKVHYRKGLWSPEEDQRLRDFILSHGHGCWSSVPAKAGLQRNGKSCRLRWINYLRPGLKRGMFSAQEEEIVMNLHAMLGNKWSQIAMHLPGRTDNEIKNYWNSYLKKRVAKTEPSKANNSASRSQDSMSQSSKTRQLSTEFNSKHIEVVELSSVDSGQSLIHSNAPNPLAKVLFADWLSVDHVNGQSSANLINGPLSCNWDFNSNTEESMKPELQSNAEFLHGFGESNILGDFQSQFEVSGQSSANGLFDILSFGDHDVIY is encoded by the exons ATGGGTTGTAGGAGTTGTGAGAAGCCAAAGGTTCATTATAGGAAAGGTTTATGGTCTCCTGAAGAAGatcagagacttagagatttcaTTCTTAGCCATGGCCATGGTTGTTGGAGCTCTGTTCCTGCCAAAGCTG gATTGCAGAGGAATGGAAAGAGTTGTAGGTTGAGGTGGATTAATTACTTGAGACCGGGTTTAAAGCGAGGCATGTTTTCGGCTCAAGAGGAAGAGATTGTAATGAATCTTCATGCTATGTTGGGTAACAA GTGGTCACAAATTGCAATGCATCTCCCGGGACGAACCGATAATGAGATCAAGAACTACTGGAACTCATATCTAAAGAAGCGAGTGGCGAAAACAGAACCATCAAAGGCGAATAATTCTGCATCTCGATCTCAAGACTCGATGAGCCAAAGCTCGAAAACACGACAACTATCTACTGAATTCAATAGTAAACACATTGAGGTTGTAGAATTATCTTCAGTGGATTCAGGCCAATCATTGATTCATAGCAATGCACCAAATCCATTGGCAAAGGTTTTGTTTGCAGATTGGCTTTCAGTTGATCATGTTAATGGTCAAAGCTCAGCAAACTTAATTAATGGTCCATTGAGTTGCAATTGGGATTTCAATTCTAATACAGAGGAATCCATGAAGCCAGAACTTCAATCAAATGCTGAGTTTCTTCATGGATTCGGTGAGAGTAACATCTTGGGGGATTTTCAATCACAGTTTGAAGTTTCAGGACAGAGTTCAGCAAATGGTctatttgatattttatcttTTGGTGATCATGatgtcatttattaa
- the LOC120280095 gene encoding LIM domain-containing protein WLIM2b-like isoform X1, which translates to MSFCGTQDKCKACDKTVHFIDLLTADGVPYHKTCFKCSHCKGNLTMYNYSSMDGVLYCKPHFEQLFKETGNFSKNFQSGKSGDKSNELTRTPSKLSSMFSGTQDKCAVCNKTAYPLEKAFSIIQLTMEGESYHKTCFKCAHGGCKLTTSNYAALDGVLYCKHHFAQLFKEKGSYNHLNKTASMKKNAELASGQEPETRTDTTEQQSTQNES; encoded by the exons ATGTCTTTCTGTGGGACCCAAGATAAATGCAAGGCTTGCGATAAGACGGTGCACTTCATCGACTTGCTGACCGCCGATGGAGTACCGTATCACAAGACTTGTTTCAAATGTAGCCATTGCAAGGGAAATCTAACT ATGTACAATTACTCATCAATGGATGGTGTGCTTTACTGCAAGCCTCACTTTGAGCAGCTCTTCAAGGAGACCGGCAATTTCagtaaaaattttcaat CTGGAAAATCCGGTGACAAGAGCAATGAATTG ACAAGGACACCAAGCAAACTGTCGTCGATGTTCAGCGGGACACAAGACAAATGCGCTGTCTGCAACAAAACCGCTTATCCATTGGAGAAGGCAT TTAGTATTATACAGTTAACTATGGAGGGAGAATCTTATCATAAAACATGCTTCAAGTGTGCTCATGGAGGTTGCAAGCTTACAACATCAAACTATGCTGCATTAGATGGAGTACTCTATTGCAAGCACCATTTCGCTCAACTGTTTAAGGAGAAGGGTAGCTACAATCACCTCAACAAGACTGCCTCAATGAAAAAGAACGCGGAATTGGCTTCGGGACAGGAGCCGGAGACGAGAACCGACACTACTGAGCAGCAATCCACACAGAATGAATCATAA
- the LOC120280095 gene encoding LIM domain-containing protein WLIM2b-like isoform X2: MSFCGTQDKCKACDKTVHFIDLLTADGVPYHKTCFKCSHCKGNLTMYNYSSMDGVLYCKPHFEQLFKETGNFSKNFQSGKSGDKSNELTRTPSKLSSMFSGTQDKCAVCNKTAYPLEKLTMEGESYHKTCFKCAHGGCKLTTSNYAALDGVLYCKHHFAQLFKEKGSYNHLNKTASMKKNAELASGQEPETRTDTTEQQSTQNES; encoded by the exons ATGTCTTTCTGTGGGACCCAAGATAAATGCAAGGCTTGCGATAAGACGGTGCACTTCATCGACTTGCTGACCGCCGATGGAGTACCGTATCACAAGACTTGTTTCAAATGTAGCCATTGCAAGGGAAATCTAACT ATGTACAATTACTCATCAATGGATGGTGTGCTTTACTGCAAGCCTCACTTTGAGCAGCTCTTCAAGGAGACCGGCAATTTCagtaaaaattttcaat CTGGAAAATCCGGTGACAAGAGCAATGAATTG ACAAGGACACCAAGCAAACTGTCGTCGATGTTCAGCGGGACACAAGACAAATGCGCTGTCTGCAACAAAACCGCTTATCCATTGGAGAAG TTAACTATGGAGGGAGAATCTTATCATAAAACATGCTTCAAGTGTGCTCATGGAGGTTGCAAGCTTACAACATCAAACTATGCTGCATTAGATGGAGTACTCTATTGCAAGCACCATTTCGCTCAACTGTTTAAGGAGAAGGGTAGCTACAATCACCTCAACAAGACTGCCTCAATGAAAAAGAACGCGGAATTGGCTTCGGGACAGGAGCCGGAGACGAGAACCGACACTACTGAGCAGCAATCCACACAGAATGAATCATAA
- the LOC120280095 gene encoding LIM domain-containing protein WLIM2a-like isoform X3: MSFCGTQDKCKACDKTVHFIDLLTADGVPYHKTCFKCSHCKGNLTMYNYSSMDGVLYCKPHFEQLFKETGNFSKNFQSKYLFIVDKQTRTPSKLSSMFSGTQDKCAVCNKTAYPLEKLTMEGESYHKTCFKCAHGGCKLTTSNYAALDGVLYCKHHFAQLFKEKGSYNHLNKTASMKKNAELASGQEPETRTDTTEQQSTQNES; the protein is encoded by the exons ATGTCTTTCTGTGGGACCCAAGATAAATGCAAGGCTTGCGATAAGACGGTGCACTTCATCGACTTGCTGACCGCCGATGGAGTACCGTATCACAAGACTTGTTTCAAATGTAGCCATTGCAAGGGAAATCTAACT ATGTACAATTACTCATCAATGGATGGTGTGCTTTACTGCAAGCCTCACTTTGAGCAGCTCTTCAAGGAGACCGGCAATTTCagtaaaaattttcaat caaaatatttatttattgttgataaACAGACAAGGACACCAAGCAAACTGTCGTCGATGTTCAGCGGGACACAAGACAAATGCGCTGTCTGCAACAAAACCGCTTATCCATTGGAGAAG TTAACTATGGAGGGAGAATCTTATCATAAAACATGCTTCAAGTGTGCTCATGGAGGTTGCAAGCTTACAACATCAAACTATGCTGCATTAGATGGAGTACTCTATTGCAAGCACCATTTCGCTCAACTGTTTAAGGAGAAGGGTAGCTACAATCACCTCAACAAGACTGCCTCAATGAAAAAGAACGCGGAATTGGCTTCGGGACAGGAGCCGGAGACGAGAACCGACACTACTGAGCAGCAATCCACACAGAATGAATCATAA
- the LOC120277396 gene encoding uncharacterized protein LOC120277396 isoform X1 gives MATMATELSEIHNSEIELRINPRRHKDRVFVGCGAGFGGDRPLAAFKLLQRVQGLDYLVLECLAERTLADRYQAMVSGGHGYDPRIVEWMTLLLPLAMEKGVCLITNMGAVDPIGAKKEVLDVANKLGLDVVVGVAYEVLKPGLGSSLLGEGLKMMEGGASTYLGAAPIVRCLEKYKPHVVITSRVADAALFLAPMVYELGWNWNDFKQLAQGSLAAHLLECGCQLTGGYFMHPGDEYRDISFEKLLDLSLPYAVISYEGEVFVAKTVGSGGILNYNTCAEQLLYEVGDPSAYITPDVVVDFQDVYFKPLSEDIVSCKGAKPSETALPDRLLRLVPLEYGWKAWGEISYGGHGCLKRAEAAEFLVRSWMDETYPGTKDCVSSYIIGYNSLKIGIPDIHNLSEKQTLDIRLRMDGLFKQKEHAVHFIEEFMALYTNGPAGGGGICTGQKKEIILQKELVERHNVYWKTAMSQTKTSNQCSQYPICQDFNQIHSPREHSHPFDIPKDNSFNEVNSSALTSAAPSGKRIPLYEVAHSRAGDKGNDLNFSIISHFPRDIDRLKMVITPNWVKNIVSHLLDTSCFPSPEAIEHRNNLLDQVNIELYEAKGINSLNVVVRNILDGGVNCSRRIDRHGKTLSDLVLCQEIMLPE, from the exons ATGGCGACAATGGCGACAGAGCTAAGCGAAATCCACAACTCTGAGATCGAGCTG AGGATCAATCCTCGGAGGCACAAAGACAGAGTCTTTGTTGGTTGTGGCGCGGGATTTGGAGGTGATCGCCCATTGGCGGCCTTTAAATTGCTGCAAAGAGTCCAAGGATTGGACTATCTTGTGCTTGAGTGTTTGGCTGAGCGAACACTCGCTGATCGCTACCAAGCCATGGTGTCTGGTGGCCATGGCTATGATCCTCGGA TTGTGGAGTGGATGACGCTTCTTTTGCCTCTGGCTATGGAGAAAGGTGTTTGTTTGATCACTAATATGGGTGCAG TGGATCCGATTGGTGCAAAGAAGGAAGTTCTGGATGTTGCAAATAAGCTAGGATTGgatgttgttgttggtgttgcTTATGAAGTTCTCAAGCCAGGGCTAG GTTCTTCTTTGTTAGGTGAAGGATTGAAAATGATGGAAGGT GGTGCTAGTACTTATCTTGGAGCAGCCCCCATTGTTCGTTGCCTGGAGAAGTACAAACCACATGTGGTAATTACCTCACGGGTTGCTGATGCTGCGCTGTTCTTAGCTCCTATG GTTTATGAACTAGGTTGGAATTGGAATGACTTCAAACAACTTGCACAAGGGTCCCTAGCTGCTCATCTACTAGAGTGTGGTTGCCAATTAACAGGTGGATATTTCATGCATCCAG GAGATGAGTACCGAGATATTTCATTTGAGAAGCTTTTAGATTTATCACTTCCGTATGCTGTGATCAGTTATGAAGGAGAAGTATTTGTAGCAAAGACAGTTGGTAGTGGAGGTATTTTGAACTATAATACATGTGCTGAGCAGCTTCTTTATGAGGTCGGTGACCCATCTGCCTACATTACCCCAGATGTG gtTGTAGATTTCCAGGATGTTTACTTCAAACCATTATCAGAAGATATTGTTTCCTGTAAGGGTGCAAAACCATCTGAGACTGCCTTACCAGATAGACTTTTGCGGTTGGTTCCATTG GAATATGGCTGGAAAGCTTGGGGTGAGATATCCTATGGAGGACATGGATGTTTGAAGCGTGCCGAGGCAGCAGAGTTTCTG GTCAGGTCTTGGATGGATGAAACATATCCTGGCACCAAAGATTGTGTCTCCTCTTATATTATTGGATACAACAGCCTAAAAATAGGCATTCCCGATATTCATAACTTATCTGAGAAACAAACATTGGACATACGACTTCGCATGGATGGATTGTTTAAGCAAAAGGAGCATGCGgttcattttattgaagaattcATGGCTTTATATACAAACGGGCCTGCGGGTGGTGGTGGAATCTG CACAGGACAAAAGAAGGAGATAATTCTTCAGAAAGAACTG GTTGAACGCCATAATGTTTACTGGAAGACAGCAATGAGCCAAACTAAGACCTCAAATCAATGTAGTCAGTATCCAATTTGTCAGGATTTCAACCAAATTCACAGTCCAAGAGAACATTCCCACCCATTTGACATCCCTAAAGACAACTCCTTCAATGAGGTCAATTCGTCAGCTTTGACTTCTGCCGCTCCATCTGGCAAGAGGATCCCTCTTTATGAAGTTGCCCACAGTCGTGCCGGTGATAAAGGCAACGACTTgaatttctccatcatttctCATTTTCCTCGAGACATCGATAGACTGAAGATGGTAATAACACCAAACTGGGTGAAGAACATTGTTTCTCATCTCCTAGACACGTCTTGCTTTCCTTCTCCTGAAGCCATTGAGCACCGAAACAACTTGCTTGATCAAGTAAACATTGAGCTTTACGAAGCCAAAGGAATCAATTCATTGAATGTTGTGGTGCGGAACATACTTGATGGAGGTGTCAACTGTTCTCGAAGAATCGATCGGCATGGGAAGACTTTGTCGGATCTTGTTTTATGCCAAGAAATCATGTTACCTGAGTGA
- the LOC120277396 gene encoding uncharacterized protein LOC120277396 isoform X2 produces the protein MATMATELSEIHNSEIELRINPRRHKDRVFVGCGAGFGGDRPLAAFKLLQRVQGLDYLVLECLAERTLADRYQAMVSGGHGYDPRIVEWMTLLLPLAMEKGVCLITNMGAVDPIGAKKEVLDVANKLGLDVVVGVAYEVLKPGLGSSLLGEGLKMMEGGASTYLGAAPIVRCLEKYKPHVVITSRVADAALFLAPMVYELGWNWNDFKQLAQGSLAAHLLECGCQLTGGYFMHPGDEYRDISFEKLLDLSLPYAVISYEGEVFVAKTVGSGGILNYNTCAEQLLYEVGDPSAYITPDVISRMFTSNHYQKILFPVRVQNHLRLPYQIDFCGWFHCSQEYGWKAWGEISYGGHGCLKRAEAAEFLVRSWMDETYPGTKDCVSSYIIGYNSLKIGIPDIHNLSEKQTLDIRLRMDGLFKQKEHAVHFIEEFMALYTNGPAGGGGICTGQKKEIILQKELVERHNVYWKTAMSQTKTSNQCSQYPICQDFNQIHSPREHSHPFDIPKDNSFNEVNSSALTSAAPSGKRIPLYEVAHSRAGDKGNDLNFSIISHFPRDIDRLKMVITPNWVKNIVSHLLDTSCFPSPEAIEHRNNLLDQVNIELYEAKGINSLNVVVRNILDGGVNCSRRIDRHGKTLSDLVLCQEIMLPE, from the exons ATGGCGACAATGGCGACAGAGCTAAGCGAAATCCACAACTCTGAGATCGAGCTG AGGATCAATCCTCGGAGGCACAAAGACAGAGTCTTTGTTGGTTGTGGCGCGGGATTTGGAGGTGATCGCCCATTGGCGGCCTTTAAATTGCTGCAAAGAGTCCAAGGATTGGACTATCTTGTGCTTGAGTGTTTGGCTGAGCGAACACTCGCTGATCGCTACCAAGCCATGGTGTCTGGTGGCCATGGCTATGATCCTCGGA TTGTGGAGTGGATGACGCTTCTTTTGCCTCTGGCTATGGAGAAAGGTGTTTGTTTGATCACTAATATGGGTGCAG TGGATCCGATTGGTGCAAAGAAGGAAGTTCTGGATGTTGCAAATAAGCTAGGATTGgatgttgttgttggtgttgcTTATGAAGTTCTCAAGCCAGGGCTAG GTTCTTCTTTGTTAGGTGAAGGATTGAAAATGATGGAAGGT GGTGCTAGTACTTATCTTGGAGCAGCCCCCATTGTTCGTTGCCTGGAGAAGTACAAACCACATGTGGTAATTACCTCACGGGTTGCTGATGCTGCGCTGTTCTTAGCTCCTATG GTTTATGAACTAGGTTGGAATTGGAATGACTTCAAACAACTTGCACAAGGGTCCCTAGCTGCTCATCTACTAGAGTGTGGTTGCCAATTAACAGGTGGATATTTCATGCATCCAG GAGATGAGTACCGAGATATTTCATTTGAGAAGCTTTTAGATTTATCACTTCCGTATGCTGTGATCAGTTATGAAGGAGAAGTATTTGTAGCAAAGACAGTTGGTAGTGGAGGTATTTTGAACTATAATACATGTGCTGAGCAGCTTCTTTATGAGGTCGGTGACCCATCTGCCTACATTACCCCAGATGTG ATTTCCAGGATGTTTACTTCAAACCATTATCAGAAGATATTGTTTCCTGTAAGGGTGCAAAACCATCTGAGACTGCCTTACCAGATAGACTTTTGCGGTTGGTTCCATTG TTCTCAGGAATATGGCTGGAAAGCTTGGGGTGAGATATCCTATGGAGGACATGGATGTTTGAAGCGTGCCGAGGCAGCAGAGTTTCTG GTCAGGTCTTGGATGGATGAAACATATCCTGGCACCAAAGATTGTGTCTCCTCTTATATTATTGGATACAACAGCCTAAAAATAGGCATTCCCGATATTCATAACTTATCTGAGAAACAAACATTGGACATACGACTTCGCATGGATGGATTGTTTAAGCAAAAGGAGCATGCGgttcattttattgaagaattcATGGCTTTATATACAAACGGGCCTGCGGGTGGTGGTGGAATCTG CACAGGACAAAAGAAGGAGATAATTCTTCAGAAAGAACTG GTTGAACGCCATAATGTTTACTGGAAGACAGCAATGAGCCAAACTAAGACCTCAAATCAATGTAGTCAGTATCCAATTTGTCAGGATTTCAACCAAATTCACAGTCCAAGAGAACATTCCCACCCATTTGACATCCCTAAAGACAACTCCTTCAATGAGGTCAATTCGTCAGCTTTGACTTCTGCCGCTCCATCTGGCAAGAGGATCCCTCTTTATGAAGTTGCCCACAGTCGTGCCGGTGATAAAGGCAACGACTTgaatttctccatcatttctCATTTTCCTCGAGACATCGATAGACTGAAGATGGTAATAACACCAAACTGGGTGAAGAACATTGTTTCTCATCTCCTAGACACGTCTTGCTTTCCTTCTCCTGAAGCCATTGAGCACCGAAACAACTTGCTTGATCAAGTAAACATTGAGCTTTACGAAGCCAAAGGAATCAATTCATTGAATGTTGTGGTGCGGAACATACTTGATGGAGGTGTCAACTGTTCTCGAAGAATCGATCGGCATGGGAAGACTTTGTCGGATCTTGTTTTATGCCAAGAAATCATGTTACCTGAGTGA
- the LOC120277396 gene encoding uncharacterized protein LOC120277396 isoform X3: protein MATMATELSEIHNSEIELRINPRRHKDRVFVGCGAGFGGDRPLAAFKLLQRVQGLDYLVLECLAERTLADRYQAMVSGGHGYDPRIVEWMTLLLPLAMEKGVCLITNMGAVDPIGAKKEVLDVANKLGLDVVVGVAYEVLKPGLGSSLLGEGLKMMEGGASTYLGAAPIVRCLEKYKPHVVITSRVADAALFLAPMVYELGWNWNDFKQLAQGSLAAHLLECGCQLTGGYFMHPGDEYRDISFEKLLDLSLPYAVISYEGEVFVAKTVGSGGILNYNTCAEQLLYEVGDPSAYITPDVEYGWKAWGEISYGGHGCLKRAEAAEFLVRSWMDETYPGTKDCVSSYIIGYNSLKIGIPDIHNLSEKQTLDIRLRMDGLFKQKEHAVHFIEEFMALYTNGPAGGGGICTGQKKEIILQKELVERHNVYWKTAMSQTKTSNQCSQYPICQDFNQIHSPREHSHPFDIPKDNSFNEVNSSALTSAAPSGKRIPLYEVAHSRAGDKGNDLNFSIISHFPRDIDRLKMVITPNWVKNIVSHLLDTSCFPSPEAIEHRNNLLDQVNIELYEAKGINSLNVVVRNILDGGVNCSRRIDRHGKTLSDLVLCQEIMLPE, encoded by the exons ATGGCGACAATGGCGACAGAGCTAAGCGAAATCCACAACTCTGAGATCGAGCTG AGGATCAATCCTCGGAGGCACAAAGACAGAGTCTTTGTTGGTTGTGGCGCGGGATTTGGAGGTGATCGCCCATTGGCGGCCTTTAAATTGCTGCAAAGAGTCCAAGGATTGGACTATCTTGTGCTTGAGTGTTTGGCTGAGCGAACACTCGCTGATCGCTACCAAGCCATGGTGTCTGGTGGCCATGGCTATGATCCTCGGA TTGTGGAGTGGATGACGCTTCTTTTGCCTCTGGCTATGGAGAAAGGTGTTTGTTTGATCACTAATATGGGTGCAG TGGATCCGATTGGTGCAAAGAAGGAAGTTCTGGATGTTGCAAATAAGCTAGGATTGgatgttgttgttggtgttgcTTATGAAGTTCTCAAGCCAGGGCTAG GTTCTTCTTTGTTAGGTGAAGGATTGAAAATGATGGAAGGT GGTGCTAGTACTTATCTTGGAGCAGCCCCCATTGTTCGTTGCCTGGAGAAGTACAAACCACATGTGGTAATTACCTCACGGGTTGCTGATGCTGCGCTGTTCTTAGCTCCTATG GTTTATGAACTAGGTTGGAATTGGAATGACTTCAAACAACTTGCACAAGGGTCCCTAGCTGCTCATCTACTAGAGTGTGGTTGCCAATTAACAGGTGGATATTTCATGCATCCAG GAGATGAGTACCGAGATATTTCATTTGAGAAGCTTTTAGATTTATCACTTCCGTATGCTGTGATCAGTTATGAAGGAGAAGTATTTGTAGCAAAGACAGTTGGTAGTGGAGGTATTTTGAACTATAATACATGTGCTGAGCAGCTTCTTTATGAGGTCGGTGACCCATCTGCCTACATTACCCCAGATGTG GAATATGGCTGGAAAGCTTGGGGTGAGATATCCTATGGAGGACATGGATGTTTGAAGCGTGCCGAGGCAGCAGAGTTTCTG GTCAGGTCTTGGATGGATGAAACATATCCTGGCACCAAAGATTGTGTCTCCTCTTATATTATTGGATACAACAGCCTAAAAATAGGCATTCCCGATATTCATAACTTATCTGAGAAACAAACATTGGACATACGACTTCGCATGGATGGATTGTTTAAGCAAAAGGAGCATGCGgttcattttattgaagaattcATGGCTTTATATACAAACGGGCCTGCGGGTGGTGGTGGAATCTG CACAGGACAAAAGAAGGAGATAATTCTTCAGAAAGAACTG GTTGAACGCCATAATGTTTACTGGAAGACAGCAATGAGCCAAACTAAGACCTCAAATCAATGTAGTCAGTATCCAATTTGTCAGGATTTCAACCAAATTCACAGTCCAAGAGAACATTCCCACCCATTTGACATCCCTAAAGACAACTCCTTCAATGAGGTCAATTCGTCAGCTTTGACTTCTGCCGCTCCATCTGGCAAGAGGATCCCTCTTTATGAAGTTGCCCACAGTCGTGCCGGTGATAAAGGCAACGACTTgaatttctccatcatttctCATTTTCCTCGAGACATCGATAGACTGAAGATGGTAATAACACCAAACTGGGTGAAGAACATTGTTTCTCATCTCCTAGACACGTCTTGCTTTCCTTCTCCTGAAGCCATTGAGCACCGAAACAACTTGCTTGATCAAGTAAACATTGAGCTTTACGAAGCCAAAGGAATCAATTCATTGAATGTTGTGGTGCGGAACATACTTGATGGAGGTGTCAACTGTTCTCGAAGAATCGATCGGCATGGGAAGACTTTGTCGGATCTTGTTTTATGCCAAGAAATCATGTTACCTGAGTGA